The following are encoded together in the Sinorhizobium terangae genome:
- a CDS encoding carbohydrate ABC transporter permease, with protein sequence MDMAYAGTKAGVARRKRVTAGRHMAPYLFISPWILGFLFFTLGPLMFSLTMSFYDWPVVGERTFVGLDNYRSMFTEDPQFWESLWITVKFAAIYVPFNIVMSFLLALMLHHVTFASGFFRTAFYLPSVISGVALVTIWSWIYSKEYGLLNFMLSLVGIDGPNWLGDPNLAIVAIIIASLWGLGGTMLILLTGLKAIPKELYEAATVSGVPGWAQMLFITLPMLGPMLIFTFITSIISAFQQLTIALLLTKGGPLGSTYFFAMYIYDNAFKYFDMGYAAAGSWVMFVIVLALSLLVMRWSAAWVYYEGEIRQTDGERNA encoded by the coding sequence ATGGACATGGCCTATGCCGGAACGAAGGCAGGAGTTGCGCGTCGTAAGCGAGTGACCGCCGGGCGTCATATGGCGCCTTATCTGTTCATTTCCCCGTGGATCCTCGGCTTTCTGTTCTTCACGCTCGGGCCGCTCATGTTTTCGCTGACGATGAGCTTCTACGACTGGCCGGTGGTCGGCGAGCGCACTTTTGTCGGCCTCGACAACTACCGTTCGATGTTTACGGAGGATCCGCAGTTCTGGGAAAGCCTCTGGATCACGGTGAAGTTCGCGGCGATCTACGTGCCGTTCAATATCGTGATGTCGTTCCTGCTGGCGTTGATGTTGCACCACGTGACCTTTGCCAGCGGCTTCTTCCGCACCGCCTTCTACCTGCCGAGCGTCATATCCGGTGTCGCACTGGTGACGATCTGGAGCTGGATCTACAGCAAGGAATACGGTCTCTTGAACTTCATGCTGTCGCTCGTCGGCATCGACGGCCCGAACTGGCTCGGCGATCCAAACCTTGCGATCGTCGCGATCATCATCGCCAGCCTCTGGGGCCTCGGCGGCACGATGCTTATCCTCCTGACCGGCCTCAAGGCGATCCCGAAGGAGCTTTATGAGGCGGCGACCGTTTCGGGTGTTCCCGGCTGGGCGCAGATGCTGTTCATCACCCTGCCGATGCTCGGGCCGATGCTCATCTTCACCTTCATCACGTCGATCATCTCCGCATTCCAGCAACTGACGATCGCGCTGCTTCTGACGAAGGGCGGCCCGCTCGGCTCCACTTATTTCTTCGCCATGTACATCTACGACAACGCCTTCAAGTATTTCGACATGGGTTATGCCGCGGCCGGCTCCTGGGTGATGTTCGTCATCGTGCTTGCCTTGAGCCTCCTGGTCATGCGCTGGTCGGCCGCCTGGGTCTACTACGAAGGCGAGATCCGCCAGACCGACGGAGAGCGCAATGCGTAA
- a CDS encoding DUF4142 domain-containing protein codes for MTIRLTTAAAAIALLIGGNWALAADKPTDPQIAHIAYTAGVIDIEAAKQAIATSKNKAVVEFAESMVRDHESVNKQALDLVKKLNVTPEDNGTSKALSQAAETKRSELAKLTGADFDKAYVENEVAYHKQVNGALETLLIPSAQNAELKSLLETGLKLFQGHQQHAEHIATELK; via the coding sequence ATGACCATCCGCCTAACCACCGCAGCCGCTGCGATCGCCCTGTTGATCGGGGGCAATTGGGCGCTCGCCGCCGACAAGCCGACGGATCCACAGATCGCGCATATCGCCTACACCGCAGGTGTGATCGATATCGAAGCGGCAAAACAGGCCATTGCGACGTCGAAAAACAAGGCCGTCGTAGAATTCGCCGAGAGCATGGTGCGCGACCACGAGTCGGTGAACAAGCAGGCACTCGATCTCGTCAAGAAGCTCAATGTTACGCCCGAGGACAACGGCACCAGCAAGGCCCTGTCGCAGGCGGCCGAAACCAAGCGTTCGGAGCTGGCGAAGCTGACGGGCGCTGACTTCGACAAGGCCTATGTCGAGAACGAAGTCGCCTATCACAAGCAGGTCAATGGCGCGCTGGAAACCCTGCTGATCCCGTCTGCGCAAAATGCCGAGCTCAAGTCTCTGCTCGAGACCGGGCTGAAGCTGTTCCAGGGCCATCAGCAGCATGCCGAGCATATCGCGACGGAGCTGAAATGA
- a CDS encoding cupredoxin domain-containing protein: MNAATNAVRPAFLALLLGTAAIAVPAQAETIEVTIDRLAYAPAAIEAKVGDEVEWINKDALVHTATVTGGAEVLLPAKKSGRLRLQEPGSFDYICRYHPNMKGHITVRP; encoded by the coding sequence ATGAACGCGGCAACGAACGCGGTGAGACCGGCTTTTCTCGCCCTGTTGTTGGGAACGGCGGCCATCGCCGTTCCCGCGCAGGCAGAAACCATCGAGGTGACGATCGACCGCCTCGCCTACGCGCCTGCGGCGATCGAGGCCAAGGTGGGAGATGAAGTCGAGTGGATCAACAAGGATGCGCTCGTTCACACCGCCACGGTGACGGGAGGCGCGGAAGTGCTCCTCCCCGCGAAGAAATCAGGTCGCCTCCGGCTGCAGGAGCCGGGCAGCTTCGACTATATCTGCCGCTACCACCCCAACATGAAGGGGCACATCACCGTACGCCCTTGA
- a CDS encoding LacI family DNA-binding transcriptional regulator, protein MSRPTIKTIAQETGLSIATVSKALKHSPQVRPETRAIVFDAAERIGYELNLHGVQLRTGKTFQVAAIMTAPGPKQDEWEGVEYAQLLSGISWALEESPYRVSLYAVRDFEESLATLKQIVSLKKADGIIISGTRADDPRIRVMQEADFPFVTYGMSIDNEPHAYVDADNEQMIRVSMARLIARGHRRIALLNPMEQLTYGIVRLKSYREALETAGLPFDPVLVAHGRLTPAFGRENVIAMSGLADPPTAYICANEATALGAFSGFHARGLVHGRDAVINATDDLNVSQYFAPPITTFYLPIGEPSALLGKFILRRMEGEPPEALQTLLMPDLIERCDDRLRPER, encoded by the coding sequence ATGTCGCGACCGACGATCAAGACCATTGCGCAGGAAACGGGACTGTCGATCGCCACCGTATCCAAGGCGCTGAAACATTCGCCGCAGGTTCGCCCGGAAACGCGCGCGATCGTCTTCGATGCCGCCGAACGGATCGGCTACGAGCTCAACCTTCACGGCGTGCAGTTGCGTACCGGCAAGACCTTTCAGGTCGCGGCGATCATGACGGCACCGGGGCCGAAGCAGGACGAATGGGAGGGTGTCGAATACGCCCAGCTTTTGAGCGGCATCTCCTGGGCGCTGGAGGAAAGCCCCTATCGCGTCTCGCTCTACGCGGTGCGCGACTTCGAGGAAAGTCTTGCGACGCTGAAACAGATCGTTTCGCTGAAAAAGGCGGACGGCATCATCATTTCCGGCACGCGCGCCGACGATCCGCGCATTCGTGTGATGCAGGAGGCGGACTTTCCCTTCGTCACCTATGGCATGAGCATCGACAACGAGCCGCACGCCTATGTCGATGCCGACAACGAGCAGATGATCCGGGTGTCGATGGCACGGCTGATCGCGCGCGGCCACCGGCGGATCGCTCTGCTCAATCCGATGGAGCAACTGACTTACGGCATCGTCCGGCTGAAGAGTTACCGGGAGGCGCTCGAGACCGCCGGCCTGCCCTTCGATCCGGTCCTTGTCGCGCATGGTCGGCTGACGCCCGCTTTCGGTCGGGAGAACGTGATCGCGATGTCCGGTCTGGCCGACCCGCCTACCGCCTATATCTGCGCCAACGAAGCAACGGCGCTTGGCGCTTTTTCGGGCTTTCACGCGCGCGGCCTCGTCCATGGGCGCGACGCCGTGATCAACGCCACCGACGACTTGAACGTCAGTCAGTATTTCGCGCCGCCGATCACCACCTTTTACCTGCCGATCGGCGAGCCGAGTGCGCTGCTTGGCAAATTCATCCTGCGCCGCATGGAGGGGGAGCCGCCGGAGGCGCTGCAAACCTTGCTGATGCCCGATCTCATCGAGCGCTGCGACGATCGCCTGAGGCCGGAGCGCTGA
- a CDS encoding ABC transporter substrate-binding protein encodes MHNVTKSMIGSLLALSLTGAAAAQAEETLRFATWDTDESLAIQQAIAKKFEEMHPGVKVQVEPYADGYDQKLAAAFGAGNPPDVMYMWNFPQYYTSLMPLDDLIARDAAEIKPDDFPQGLMNTTRVEGKTYGMPSGFTTQVVFYNKEMFAKAGVEEPKDGWTWDDLRAKAAKFRDEANKVYGFAVDAKPDPYDFEQFLWSNGTKYISDDGKEIDGYMNSDAAAQVLDMFADMARTQEAVTLNLGDDTSGATLFKGGKIAMFQSAMWSKAGIDAAGFSYGVAPLPKFGARVAHSALGVSAISIAKDAAHPDLAWEFVKFFSSPEAVAMRTNDLPVRTSVAEEKGMTKDPIYKPFFDILATSNTETHAYLKNANWGKIQDNLARAIEATMIDQGNAKAHLDDAVARSKRLLK; translated from the coding sequence ATGCATAACGTGACGAAGTCGATGATCGGCTCGCTTTTGGCGCTGTCGCTGACCGGTGCTGCGGCCGCGCAGGCGGAGGAGACCCTGCGGTTCGCGACCTGGGACACGGACGAGAGCCTTGCCATCCAGCAGGCGATCGCCAAGAAATTCGAGGAGATGCATCCGGGCGTGAAGGTCCAGGTCGAGCCCTATGCTGACGGCTACGACCAGAAACTCGCCGCCGCCTTCGGTGCCGGCAACCCGCCGGACGTCATGTACATGTGGAATTTCCCGCAATATTACACGTCGTTGATGCCGCTCGACGACCTGATCGCGCGCGACGCCGCCGAGATCAAGCCGGACGATTTTCCTCAAGGCTTGATGAACACGACGCGCGTCGAGGGCAAGACCTATGGCATGCCCTCGGGCTTTACCACGCAGGTCGTTTTCTACAACAAGGAGATGTTCGCGAAGGCAGGCGTCGAGGAGCCGAAGGACGGCTGGACCTGGGACGATCTGCGCGCCAAGGCGGCAAAATTCCGCGATGAGGCGAACAAGGTTTACGGCTTTGCCGTCGACGCCAAGCCCGATCCCTACGACTTCGAGCAGTTCCTGTGGTCGAACGGCACCAAATACATCTCCGACGACGGCAAGGAAATCGACGGCTACATGAACAGCGACGCGGCCGCGCAAGTGCTCGACATGTTTGCCGATATGGCCAGGACGCAGGAGGCGGTGACGCTCAATCTCGGCGACGATACTTCGGGCGCGACACTCTTCAAGGGCGGCAAGATCGCCATGTTCCAGAGCGCCATGTGGTCGAAAGCGGGCATCGATGCGGCCGGCTTCAGCTATGGCGTGGCGCCGCTGCCGAAGTTCGGCGCTCGTGTCGCTCATTCGGCGCTTGGGGTATCGGCGATCTCGATCGCCAAGGACGCCGCCCATCCGGATCTCGCCTGGGAATTCGTAAAGTTCTTCTCGTCTCCGGAAGCGGTCGCCATGCGCACCAACGACCTGCCGGTGCGCACCAGCGTTGCCGAAGAGAAGGGCATGACCAAGGATCCGATCTACAAGCCGTTCTTCGACATCCTCGCGACGTCGAACACGGAGACCCATGCCTATTTGAAGAACGCCAATTGGGGCAAGATCCAGGACAATTTGGCGCGCGCCATCGAGGCGACGATGATCGACCAGGGCAACGCCAAGGCGCATCTGGACGATGCCGTGGCTCGCTCGAAGCGTCTGTTGAAATAA
- a CDS encoding CsbD family protein, with translation MDWNRVEGNWKQAKGKLKEQWGKLTDDDLDQIAGNRDQLEGKIQERYGIERDRVRQDVNDWCNRQSW, from the coding sequence ATGGATTGGAACCGCGTAGAAGGCAACTGGAAGCAGGCCAAAGGCAAGCTCAAGGAGCAGTGGGGCAAGCTCACTGATGACGATCTGGATCAAATCGCTGGCAACCGCGATCAGCTCGAAGGCAAGATCCAGGAACGCTACGGCATCGAACGCGACCGGGTGCGCCAGGACGTCAATGATTGGTGCAACCGCCAGTCCTGGTAA
- a CDS encoding carbohydrate ABC transporter permease → MRKTFLYSALILASALFIAPFYWTFMTAIKSSAELYQFPPVFWPSEWHFENFAAAWNKQPFGTYLSNSVIVVVLSTVGQLLSSSLVAFGFARFRFPGRDALFILLLATMMIPWDVKMIPLYMEFNMLGWINTLKPLIVPAYFADAFFVFLLRQYIMTVPMEIDEAARMDGANSFDIYWRIHLPLMMPALVLVGTFHFMNAWNDYLGPLIYLNDQSKYTLTLGLSMFKGLHEVDVTSIAAITVILCLPPLVLFFLAQRYIMDGAVGSSVKG, encoded by the coding sequence ATGCGTAAGACCTTCCTCTATTCGGCGCTGATCCTTGCCTCGGCGCTCTTCATCGCGCCGTTCTACTGGACCTTCATGACGGCGATCAAAAGTTCGGCTGAACTCTACCAGTTTCCGCCGGTCTTCTGGCCGTCCGAGTGGCACTTCGAGAATTTTGCCGCCGCCTGGAATAAGCAGCCTTTCGGTACCTATCTCTCGAATTCGGTAATCGTCGTCGTCCTCTCGACGGTCGGGCAACTCTTATCGAGCTCGCTCGTCGCCTTCGGCTTTGCCCGCTTCCGCTTTCCCGGGCGCGATGCGCTCTTCATCCTGCTGCTCGCGACGATGATGATCCCGTGGGACGTGAAGATGATCCCGCTCTACATGGAGTTCAACATGCTGGGCTGGATCAACACCCTCAAACCCTTGATCGTGCCCGCCTATTTTGCCGACGCCTTCTTCGTCTTCCTGCTCCGGCAATACATCATGACGGTGCCGATGGAGATCGACGAGGCGGCACGCATGGACGGGGCGAACAGTTTCGACATCTATTGGCGCATCCATCTGCCGCTCATGATGCCGGCGCTGGTGCTGGTCGGGACCTTCCACTTCATGAATGCCTGGAACGACTATCTCGGCCCGCTGATTTACCTCAACGACCAATCGAAATACACGCTGACGCTCGGGCTTTCGATGTTCAAGGGCCTGCACGAGGTGGACGTGACCTCGATCGCCGCGATCACCGTGATCCTCTGCCTGCCGCCGCTCGTGCTCTTCTTCCTGGCGCAGCGCTACATCATGGATGGCGCAGTCGGTTCGTCGGTGAAGGGATAA
- a CDS encoding ferritin-like domain-containing protein produces MAKEKTLNDLFHDTLKDIYYAERKILRALPKMARGAQTPELKAAFEKHREQTETHVERLQQVFDMIGKRAQGKTCEAIEGIIAEGEEIMEEFKGTPALDAGLISAAQSVEHYEIARYGTLKTWAQTIGLKDAVSLLDKTLKEEFATDENLTKLAMAQANKKAA; encoded by the coding sequence ATGGCCAAGGAAAAAACGCTGAACGACCTCTTCCACGATACCCTGAAAGACATCTATTACGCCGAACGAAAGATCCTAAGGGCCTTGCCGAAGATGGCACGCGGCGCACAGACACCGGAACTCAAGGCCGCTTTCGAGAAGCACCGGGAACAGACGGAAACCCATGTCGAGCGGCTGCAGCAGGTCTTCGACATGATCGGCAAACGCGCACAGGGTAAAACCTGCGAGGCGATCGAAGGCATTATTGCCGAAGGTGAGGAGATCATGGAGGAGTTCAAGGGCACTCCTGCACTCGACGCCGGCCTGATCTCCGCCGCGCAATCCGTCGAGCATTACGAAATCGCTCGCTACGGCACCTTGAAGACCTGGGCACAAACGATCGGTCTGAAGGACGCCGTATCGCTTCTCGACAAGACGCTGAAGGAAGAATTCGCGACCGACGAGAACCTGACGAAACTCGCCATGGCGCAAGCGAACAAGAAGGCCGCATGA
- a CDS encoding amylo-alpha-1,6-glucosidase, with protein sequence MLFDIEHVPFSRRGCFLTLSMMRVPGREGDRALYLRHVSGGDERASLGRLCRVEFLDLAGEIAEARFDLSPDQLVARIGGGCVRFVIGEGERLHLQGGRAGVRFRLEGSRYDYVYRTPAGEDCLVAAAENVKFIPRAVSGDLAISGEWQRDHSSEVSFTFSGDGGFEGNVDFFRALPPAETPGSFDEAHAGAMAEFVAWHRSVPAGVPGGEEAHRLAAYLLWTNGVPVGGALTRPAIYMSKNHMINIWSWDNAFSALGVAAFDENLAFDQFAAIFDHQHPSGLLPDYVNDRDVLFAFTKPPVHGWAVSCIAATQPNFLTPERKVYLSNAIGRQVAYWLTYARAAQHELPSYFHGNDSGWDNASFFAEGGPVLSPDLPVFLILACEALATLLEGNPSRAAIWSETADRLQALLIEKLWTGETFGARLAREPGRILGGESLIQFMPLLLGKRLPAAIRDKLVARLRKGGFITEWGPATESPQSRFYEDDGYWRGPIWAPTTYLLWDGLRRQGERALAREIAQKFCALANKSGMAENFDARSGRGLRDRAFAWTSAVYLLLAQSLHDENRIKS encoded by the coding sequence ATGCTTTTCGACATCGAGCATGTTCCCTTCAGCCGGAGGGGATGCTTCCTGACGCTTTCGATGATGCGGGTGCCGGGCCGCGAGGGTGACCGGGCGCTCTATCTGAGGCATGTCAGCGGTGGCGACGAGCGTGCCTCGCTCGGCCGGCTCTGCCGCGTCGAATTCCTGGACTTGGCAGGCGAGATCGCCGAAGCGCGGTTCGATCTCTCGCCGGACCAGCTCGTCGCGCGGATCGGCGGTGGTTGCGTTCGCTTCGTCATCGGCGAGGGGGAGCGACTGCATCTCCAAGGCGGGCGCGCGGGCGTTCGCTTCCGTCTCGAGGGTTCGCGCTACGACTACGTCTATCGCACGCCCGCCGGCGAGGATTGCCTCGTGGCGGCCGCTGAGAACGTAAAATTCATCCCCCGGGCAGTCTCGGGAGACCTCGCGATCTCCGGTGAATGGCAACGCGATCATTCGAGCGAAGTCTCCTTCACTTTCTCTGGTGATGGCGGGTTCGAGGGTAATGTGGATTTCTTCCGCGCCTTGCCGCCGGCGGAAACGCCAGGCAGCTTCGACGAGGCGCATGCGGGTGCGATGGCGGAGTTTGTCGCGTGGCATCGGTCCGTTCCCGCCGGTGTGCCGGGCGGGGAGGAGGCGCATCGGCTTGCCGCCTATCTGCTCTGGACGAACGGCGTGCCCGTCGGCGGTGCGCTGACGCGCCCGGCGATTTACATGTCGAAGAACCACATGATCAACATCTGGAGCTGGGACAACGCCTTCTCGGCGTTGGGCGTTGCAGCCTTCGACGAAAATCTTGCTTTCGACCAGTTCGCCGCGATCTTCGATCACCAGCATCCCTCCGGCCTGCTGCCCGACTATGTGAACGACCGCGACGTGCTCTTCGCCTTTACCAAACCGCCGGTGCACGGTTGGGCCGTGTCCTGTATTGCCGCGACGCAGCCGAATTTCCTGACGCCCGAGCGCAAAGTCTATCTCTCAAATGCGATCGGCCGGCAGGTCGCCTATTGGCTCACCTATGCTCGAGCCGCACAGCACGAACTGCCGAGCTATTTCCATGGCAACGACAGCGGCTGGGACAATGCCAGTTTCTTCGCCGAAGGCGGTCCGGTTCTTTCTCCCGACCTGCCGGTATTCCTGATTCTTGCTTGCGAGGCTCTCGCCACGCTTCTCGAGGGCAATCCCAGCCGAGCCGCCATTTGGTCCGAGACGGCGGACAGGCTGCAGGCATTGCTGATCGAGAAGCTTTGGACCGGTGAGACATTCGGCGCGCGGCTTGCCCGCGAGCCGGGACGCATTCTTGGCGGGGAAAGCCTGATCCAGTTCATGCCGCTGCTACTCGGCAAGCGTCTTCCGGCTGCGATACGCGACAAGCTTGTCGCGAGGCTCAGGAAGGGCGGGTTCATTACGGAATGGGGGCCGGCGACGGAGAGCCCGCAAAGCCGCTTCTACGAGGATGATGGCTATTGGCGCGGGCCGATCTGGGCGCCGACGACTTATCTCCTGTGGGACGGTTTGCGCCGGCAGGGCGAGCGTGCATTGGCGCGGGAAATCGCGCAAAAGTTCTGTGCACTTGCCAACAAAAGCGGTATGGCCGAAAACTTCGACGCACGGTCGGGGAGGGGCTTGCGCGACCGGGCGTTTGCCTGGACGTCGGCGGTCTATTTGCTGCTGGCGCAATCCCTCCACGACGAAAATCGGATCAAGAGCTGA
- a CDS encoding ABC transporter ATP-binding protein — protein sequence MAAIRIENLRKGFGSLEVLKGIDLDIADGQFVCFLGPSGCGKSTLLRSIAGLENLDGGSIRLGERDITDLPSAKRDIAMVFQNYALYPHMNVRKNLSFGLALNGMRREEIDRRVNNAAEILRIAELLNRKPRQLSGGQRQRVAIGRAIVREPKLFLLDEPLSNLDAGLRVTMRVELSALHERLGVTMIYVTHDQVEAMTLSDRVVVLDKGKVSQFGTPLELFYQPANLFVAGFIGSPRMNFIAANVVGESAAAIRLAGGGLARELSLDTLSPRSIRRDRPVTLGIRPDKLELTSPEEAHLAGNVRLVERLGSESHVHISLDGGGELTAVVRGTHPVSTRERVHTRIPSEHCHLFDADGNAVARRLDAETQALINQEKGRAPRGPVLEERHA from the coding sequence TTGGCAGCAATCCGCATCGAAAATCTTCGCAAGGGCTTCGGCTCGCTGGAAGTGTTGAAAGGCATCGACCTCGACATTGCCGATGGGCAGTTTGTCTGCTTCCTCGGGCCGTCGGGCTGCGGCAAGAGCACGCTGTTGCGCTCGATCGCCGGGCTCGAAAATCTCGATGGCGGCTCGATCCGTCTCGGCGAACGCGACATCACCGACCTGCCGTCGGCCAAGCGCGACATCGCGATGGTGTTTCAGAACTACGCGCTCTACCCGCACATGAATGTCCGAAAGAACCTCTCCTTCGGCTTGGCGCTGAACGGCATGAGGCGCGAGGAGATCGATCGGCGCGTCAATAACGCGGCCGAGATTCTCCGGATCGCTGAGCTCCTCAACCGCAAGCCCCGTCAGCTCTCCGGCGGTCAGCGCCAGCGGGTCGCGATCGGGCGCGCCATCGTACGCGAGCCGAAGCTTTTTCTGCTCGATGAACCGCTCTCCAATCTCGATGCGGGGCTGCGCGTGACGATGCGCGTCGAGCTCTCAGCGCTGCACGAGCGCCTCGGCGTGACGATGATCTATGTGACGCATGACCAGGTCGAGGCGATGACGCTCTCCGACCGCGTCGTCGTGCTCGACAAGGGCAAGGTCAGCCAGTTCGGCACGCCGCTGGAACTGTTCTACCAGCCGGCAAATCTCTTCGTCGCCGGCTTCATCGGGTCCCCCCGGATGAATTTCATTGCCGCCAATGTCGTGGGCGAAAGCGCGGCGGCCATCAGGCTTGCCGGTGGCGGGCTCGCGCGCGAGCTTTCGCTCGATACGCTTTCACCCCGGTCGATCCGCCGCGATCGCCCCGTGACGCTCGGAATCCGTCCGGACAAGCTGGAGCTGACTTCACCCGAGGAGGCGCACCTTGCCGGCAACGTCCGCCTCGTGGAGCGGCTCGGCAGCGAAAGCCACGTGCACATCAGCCTCGACGGCGGCGGCGAACTCACCGCAGTCGTGCGCGGCACACATCCGGTTTCGACCCGCGAGCGGGTCCATACCCGCATTCCTTCCGAGCATTGCCATCTGTTCGATGCCGACGGGAATGCGGTCGCGCGGCGGCTCGATGCCGAGACTCAGGCGCTCATCAATCAAGAAAAGGGAAGGGCCCCGCGTGGCCCGGTTTTGGAGGAGAGACATGCATAA
- a CDS encoding beta-galactosidase produces MHLPLSKPNRFNPDHQTSDMLELGVCYYPEQWPREKWEQDANRMVELGLAWVRIGEFAWARIEPRPGEYHWEWLDEAIDVLGGAGLKVILGTPTAAPPKWLVDRHPDILPVDARGVVRKFGARRHYCFSSRRYREEATRITEAMAARYGENAYVHAWQTDNEYGDHDTIYSYSDEALRAFRLWLAERYETVDELNRAWGTSFWAMHYNSFDEVELPNNLVEEPSPTHIVDFIRFSSDQVKSFNRAQVDIIRAHSPGRPVTHNFMSQNTDFDHYKVGEDIDIASWDVYPMGGLLNGRLAVEDKAHYMRVGDPDQPAFNHDLYRSVGRGRVWVMEQQPGPVNWAAHNQSPADGMVRLWTWLAYAHGVDMVSYFRWRQVPFAQEQFHAGLLLPNSEADQGYLEVAQVAEEMKGLPKGERRDKAQVAILLDYNSRWATRALPQGRSYSAAATALDWYSTVSRLGVDVDFIGQHSDLDGYQLVLAPDLVIADAAFVERLAKSGAKVLFGARSGSKTEDMHIPEGLPPGPLSALIDVSIARVESLPDFHKETVLYGNETFEAGVWRETIRTSEMVLATFDGEYRNGAPALVGNDKARYLATAARGALLQKVIGDALGWAGVESLSDLGDLRVTRRGRLRFAFNFGKTTAEVPAPEAATFHVGGRRLAPVGVAIWTE; encoded by the coding sequence TTGCATCTGCCGCTGTCCAAACCCAACCGCTTCAATCCGGACCATCAGACTTCCGACATGCTCGAACTCGGCGTCTGCTACTATCCGGAGCAATGGCCGCGCGAGAAATGGGAGCAAGATGCGAACCGCATGGTGGAACTGGGGCTCGCCTGGGTTCGCATCGGCGAATTTGCCTGGGCGCGAATCGAGCCGAGGCCGGGCGAATACCACTGGGAATGGCTGGACGAGGCGATCGACGTGCTTGGCGGCGCGGGGCTCAAGGTTATTCTCGGTACGCCGACCGCGGCGCCGCCGAAATGGCTGGTCGACCGTCACCCGGATATTCTGCCGGTCGATGCCCGCGGCGTCGTGCGCAAGTTCGGCGCGCGCCGGCACTATTGCTTTTCGAGCCGGCGCTACCGCGAGGAGGCGACCCGCATCACCGAAGCGATGGCTGCGCGCTACGGCGAAAACGCCTACGTGCATGCCTGGCAGACGGACAACGAATACGGCGATCACGACACGATCTACAGCTATTCCGATGAGGCGCTGCGTGCCTTCCGCCTGTGGCTCGCCGAACGCTATGAAACCGTCGACGAGCTGAATCGCGCCTGGGGTACCTCGTTCTGGGCCATGCATTACAACAGCTTCGACGAGGTGGAACTGCCGAACAATCTCGTCGAGGAGCCGAGCCCGACGCACATCGTCGATTTCATTCGCTTTTCCTCCGACCAGGTGAAGAGCTTCAACAGGGCGCAGGTCGATATCATCCGGGCGCATTCGCCGGGTCGCCCGGTGACGCACAACTTCATGTCGCAGAACACAGATTTCGACCACTACAAGGTCGGCGAGGACATCGACATCGCCTCCTGGGATGTTTATCCGATGGGCGGGCTGTTAAACGGCCGGCTCGCGGTGGAAGACAAGGCGCACTACATGCGCGTCGGCGATCCCGACCAGCCGGCGTTCAACCACGACCTCTACCGCTCCGTCGGCCGCGGCCGCGTCTGGGTGATGGAGCAGCAGCCGGGGCCGGTGAACTGGGCCGCGCACAACCAGTCGCCGGCCGACGGCATGGTGCGGCTCTGGACCTGGCTCGCCTATGCCCACGGCGTCGACATGGTGTCCTATTTCCGCTGGCGGCAGGTGCCCTTCGCGCAGGAGCAGTTCCACGCGGGGCTTTTGTTGCCGAACAGCGAAGCGGACCAGGGTTATCTCGAAGTGGCGCAAGTCGCCGAAGAGATGAAGGGGCTGCCGAAGGGCGAGAGGCGCGACAAGGCACAGGTCGCGATCCTGCTCGACTACAATTCCCGCTGGGCGACGCGGGCACTGCCGCAGGGCCGCAGCTATTCCGCAGCCGCCACGGCGCTCGACTGGTATTCAACCGTCTCGAGGCTGGGCGTCGATGTCGATTTCATCGGCCAGCATTCCGACCTCGACGGCTACCAACTGGTGCTGGCGCCCGATCTGGTCATTGCGGATGCGGCCTTTGTCGAGCGGCTGGCGAAATCGGGTGCAAAAGTTCTCTTCGGCGCGCGCAGCGGCAGCAAGACCGAGGATATGCACATTCCCGAGGGGCTGCCGCCGGGGCCGCTTTCAGCACTGATCGATGTCAGCATCGCCCGCGTCGAATCCCTGCCGGATTTCCACAAGGAAACCGTGCTCTATGGCAACGAGACCTTCGAGGCCGGCGTCTGGCGCGAGACCATCCGAACCAGCGAGATGGTGCTTGCCACGTTCGACGGCGAATACCGCAACGGCGCGCCGGCGCTTGTCGGCAACGACAAGGCGCGCTATCTCGCGACCGCCGCGCGTGGTGCCCTGCTCCAGAAGGTAATCGGCGACGCGCTCGGCTGGGCCGGGGTGGAAAGCCTGAGCGACCTCGGCGATCTGCGGGTGACACGCCGCGGACGGCTCCGCTTTGCCTTCAATTTCGGCAAGACGACGGCAGAGGTTCCGGCGCCAGAGGCGGCCACGTTCCATGTCGGCGGACGAAGGCTTGCGCCGGTCGGCGTGGCCATTTGGACGGAGTGA